A region of Maridesulfovibrio sp. DNA encodes the following proteins:
- a CDS encoding NAD(P)/FAD-dependent oxidoreductase, whose translation MTEYDQIVVGGGISGMTSALLLAKQGHKVALVEAFSQPGPTVRGFSRKGIHFETGIHLIGGLGDGDPLDIYFKHLGIGPDLVKIPFNQDGCDCFRFEKQGKQICLPHGYERVRQVLHRNFPAEKSAIDKYLDRIRTIFDSSSFLNFELDFSLESAVHDENESLSNYLDSITDNQELKALLCCHTLLYGTPPEQAPLTTHALVSGSYFRSSHTIEGGGKALADAYRKQLEKHGVDILCGKKATRIRYDDNKNFKSLRLDNGPELHGRICIWSAHPAAMLLAVEDGAFRPVYKRRINELQETVSALILFGIAENPVEELQGKNIYLWPETDYNKVLSGKTGMKDNAIFLSAGQTLGRGGRQSITAIMPYGLENFSKWQDSALNGRPQDYLDFKSKLMAEFTEQVFTRCPELNGQVQFIDAATPLTLRDYCHSPYGSMYGAAHTVSQYNPLPATKIKGLLLAGQSIIAPGVMGAVISAYLTCGFICGHEKINKELRCIYNA comes from the coding sequence ATGACTGAATACGATCAAATTGTTGTGGGCGGGGGAATTTCCGGCATGACCTCGGCCCTGCTGCTGGCAAAACAGGGACATAAAGTCGCGCTGGTGGAAGCCTTTTCCCAGCCCGGCCCAACAGTGCGTGGCTTCAGCCGGAAAGGAATACATTTCGAAACCGGAATCCACCTTATCGGAGGACTGGGGGACGGCGATCCTCTCGATATTTATTTCAAACATCTGGGTATCGGTCCTGATCTGGTCAAAATCCCTTTTAATCAGGATGGCTGCGACTGCTTCCGTTTTGAAAAACAGGGGAAACAAATCTGCCTGCCGCACGGGTATGAACGGGTCCGCCAAGTCCTGCACCGGAACTTCCCTGCAGAAAAGAGTGCCATTGACAAGTATCTGGATCGAATCAGGACTATTTTTGATTCTTCATCATTTCTTAATTTCGAGCTGGATTTCAGTCTGGAATCAGCAGTCCATGACGAAAATGAATCCCTAAGCAACTACCTTGATTCCATAACTGACAATCAGGAACTGAAAGCCCTGCTATGCTGCCACACCCTGCTCTACGGCACCCCGCCGGAACAGGCTCCGCTCACTACCCACGCCCTTGTTTCCGGGTCATACTTCCGCTCCTCGCACACCATTGAAGGCGGCGGTAAAGCCTTGGCCGATGCGTACCGGAAACAGCTCGAAAAACACGGGGTGGATATTTTATGCGGAAAAAAAGCGACTCGCATCAGGTATGATGACAATAAAAATTTCAAGAGTTTGAGGCTGGATAACGGCCCCGAACTGCACGGCAGAATCTGCATCTGGAGCGCGCACCCTGCAGCCATGCTGCTCGCAGTGGAAGACGGCGCTTTTCGTCCGGTCTACAAACGCAGGATTAATGAATTACAAGAAACCGTGTCTGCACTGATCCTTTTCGGGATTGCTGAAAATCCCGTGGAAGAACTTCAAGGGAAAAACATCTACCTCTGGCCGGAAACAGATTACAATAAAGTCCTTTCCGGGAAGACCGGGATGAAGGACAACGCTATTTTCCTTTCCGCTGGACAAACCCTTGGCCGTGGCGGCAGGCAGAGCATTACCGCCATCATGCCTTACGGTTTAGAAAATTTCAGTAAATGGCAGGACTCCGCTTTAAACGGCAGACCACAGGATTATCTTGATTTCAAATCCAAACTGATGGCCGAATTTACAGAGCAGGTCTTTACCCGCTGCCCGGAATTGAACGGACAGGTACAATTTATTGATGCGGCAACCCCGCTGACCCTGCGCGACTATTGCCACTCCCCATACGGAAGTATGTATGGAGCGGCGCATACCGTTTCGCAATACAACCCGCTACCGGCAACTAAAATCAAAGGATTGCTGCTGGCCGGACAATCCATAATTGCGCCCGGAGTCATGGGGGCGGTGATTTCCGCTTATCTGACCTGCGGTTTCATCTGCGGGCACGAAAAAATCAACAAGGAACTCAGATGCATTTACAACGCGTAG
- a CDS encoding beta-ketoacyl-[acyl-carrier-protein] synthase family protein, which yields MHLQRVVITGMGAVSPLGNRVEDLWKGLLAGNSGITRMEELDAIKGLRPRIAGRVKEVNAKAIPRKARRTMSNLSIFASLAALEAIEQAGIDQDTLTGGRTGLSVGSTTGSSQALEQFFKLYLPENSLEAIRSTEFFKIMNHSAAANLAQFLGISGRVIAASAACSTGCQNIGLAAEAIATGRQDLMLCGGTDELHPLTVGTFDIIEAASIAEIEDPASASRPFDAKRDGIVCSEGAGILLLESYEHATARGAEILAEISGFSSLCDSSNMASPSAQAINLCMAEALKEAGINAKDIDYVNAHATGTLQGDASEAQAIAELLGDTAPVSSLKGHLGHTMAASGAIETIATVRMMQENTIIPTANLNIPAEECSAINNTLHLLERPITYALKNNFALGGINTSLVLRRIQ from the coding sequence ATGCATTTACAACGCGTAGTCATCACCGGAATGGGGGCTGTTTCTCCGCTGGGCAACAGGGTGGAGGATCTTTGGAAAGGTCTGCTTGCAGGAAACTCCGGCATAACCCGTATGGAAGAGCTTGACGCGATAAAAGGATTACGCCCGCGCATTGCCGGCCGGGTTAAGGAAGTAAATGCCAAGGCAATACCCCGCAAAGCCCGCCGAACCATGTCCAACTTGTCGATATTTGCTTCCCTTGCCGCACTCGAGGCAATTGAACAGGCTGGAATAGACCAAGATACGCTGACAGGGGGAAGGACCGGACTTTCCGTAGGATCGACTACCGGGAGCTCACAGGCCCTCGAACAGTTCTTCAAACTGTACCTGCCTGAAAATTCCCTTGAAGCCATCCGCAGCACAGAATTTTTCAAAATAATGAACCACAGCGCAGCAGCCAACCTTGCCCAGTTTCTGGGTATCAGCGGACGGGTTATCGCCGCTTCCGCAGCCTGCTCCACCGGGTGCCAGAACATCGGACTGGCAGCGGAAGCTATTGCCACAGGCAGGCAGGATCTCATGCTCTGCGGCGGTACGGATGAACTGCATCCACTGACCGTGGGAACATTCGACATCATCGAAGCAGCCTCAATCGCCGAAATAGAGGACCCCGCCAGCGCATCCCGGCCATTTGACGCTAAACGGGACGGCATTGTCTGCTCCGAAGGAGCAGGCATACTGCTGCTCGAGAGCTATGAACATGCTACGGCTCGCGGAGCTGAAATTCTTGCTGAAATAAGCGGTTTTTCTTCCCTGTGCGACAGCAGCAACATGGCTTCCCCCAGTGCTCAGGCTATCAACCTCTGCATGGCTGAAGCCTTAAAGGAAGCCGGTATCAACGCGAAGGATATAGACTATGTAAACGCCCATGCCACCGGAACCCTGCAGGGGGATGCTTCCGAAGCACAGGCCATAGCAGAACTGCTCGGCGATACCGCCCCGGTAAGCAGCCTGAAAGGACATCTGGGCCATACCATGGCTGCCAGCGGCGCAATCGAAACAATAGCAACAGTACGCATGATGCAGGAAAACACAATAATTCCCACTGCAAACCTGAATATTCCTGCAGAGGAATGCTCGGCAATCAACAACACCTTGCATTTGCTGGAAAGACCAATTACATATGCGCTGAAAAATAATTTCGCCCTTGGCGGTATAAATACATCGCTTGTTTTAAGGAGAATACAATGA
- a CDS encoding acyl carrier protein, with product MTDEEIIKRINSALAEEFELELDEMVPEAVFKDDLDLDSLDAVDMVIVLEQEFGIKIKKDEAFKAIRTLGDLHSFILAKKDEAA from the coding sequence ATGACCGATGAAGAAATAATCAAACGCATAAATTCCGCTTTAGCCGAGGAATTCGAACTGGAGTTGGATGAAATGGTCCCAGAAGCGGTATTTAAGGACGACCTTGACCTCGACAGCCTTGACGCTGTGGATATGGTTATAGTCCTTGAACAGGAATTCGGGATCAAAATCAAAAAAGACGAAGCATTCAAAGCCATCCGAACCCTCGGTGATTTGCATTCTTTCATTTTGGCTAAAAAAGACGAAGCCGCTTAG
- a CDS encoding lysophospholipid acyltransferase family protein, whose product MIWYFGWISSKLMSIFVDIKWPEQRKMPEQCIIVANHESFFDPYLVSFQPQRNICMAVRNWPFKIPFYGFYMKLAGYINVETDDLETITRQAEKAVKQKASLMFFPEGTRSVDGTLNRFHSGPFHIAIQTGLPIVPLCLTGSFCMLPRGHMLIHPSKVRGMILDPIYPQQFKTKPNAHIELRRAVKTTMVSCIRKMHQEA is encoded by the coding sequence ATGATCTGGTATTTCGGATGGATCAGTTCAAAACTGATGTCCATTTTTGTGGACATCAAATGGCCTGAACAGCGGAAAATGCCAGAGCAGTGCATCATTGTGGCCAACCATGAATCCTTTTTCGACCCCTATCTGGTTTCCTTTCAGCCGCAGCGCAACATCTGCATGGCCGTGCGCAACTGGCCCTTTAAAATTCCATTTTACGGATTTTACATGAAGCTTGCGGGTTATATAAATGTTGAAACAGACGATCTGGAAACAATCACCAGACAAGCTGAAAAAGCGGTAAAGCAGAAGGCTTCTCTTATGTTCTTTCCCGAAGGAACCAGAAGCGTAGACGGCACCCTGAACCGTTTTCACTCCGGGCCCTTCCATATTGCCATACAGACCGGCCTTCCCATCGTTCCGCTCTGTCTTACAGGCAGTTTTTGCATGCTCCCACGAGGGCATATGCTCATCCACCCGTCAAAAGTACGGGGCATGATTCTCGACCCGATTTACCCTCAACAATTCAAAACCAAACCAAATGCGCATATTGAATTGCGCCGAGCGGTTAAAACAACTATGGTCTCATGCATTAGGAAAATGCATCAGGAAGCGTAA
- a CDS encoding 3-hydroxylacyl-ACP dehydratase codes for MNLPMQAEKLLPHRGQMLLIDSVLTAEDETGTVLADLSTQGISKGPDGNLLPPFYIELVAQAYAAICGYRLKSTGKSIPEGYLVGVQKFQIIPQPSNKKWNSNELLISVQTLGDFDGFAVVEGTVSREGITLAEGRIKLFVPQDESIAELAARTKSGENVSSWQL; via the coding sequence ATGAACCTCCCCATGCAGGCTGAAAAACTGCTGCCCCATCGAGGACAGATGCTGCTCATCGACAGTGTTCTCACTGCCGAAGACGAAACCGGAACAGTGCTGGCCGATCTTTCCACGCAGGGCATATCCAAAGGACCGGACGGCAACCTGCTGCCACCGTTTTACATTGAACTGGTAGCGCAGGCTTACGCCGCCATATGCGGTTACCGCCTTAAATCCACCGGGAAATCCATTCCTGAAGGATATCTGGTAGGGGTACAAAAATTCCAGATCATCCCCCAACCGTCTAATAAAAAATGGAACAGCAACGAACTGCTGATCAGTGTACAGACATTAGGGGACTTTGACGGTTTTGCCGTAGTTGAAGGAACTGTCAGCCGCGAAGGAATCACACTGGCAGAAGGAAGGATCAAGCTCTTCGTACCGCAGGATGAATCCATTGCAGAACTGGCAGCGCGGACCAAATCCGGGGAAAACGTATCTTCATGGCAGCTGTAA
- a CDS encoding outer membrane lipoprotein carrier protein LolA gives MAAVRKTILIALLMLLLSAGSVLADKQAEFLKDLQTSSQSISSISSEFSQQSHIALFADNVESKGKFYFTRPDNLRWEYSAPFVSGFLLKGQQGLKWDGTAKEPTEFSTETSPEMAVITEQILAWTTMNIPWLQSLYNIKVTNFSPAVMELTPKSSKARQFLNLIRIFFSPQATHLESIELHEPGGDYTKITFSNVQLNQKIPQDIFLKE, from the coding sequence ATGGCAGCTGTAAGAAAAACAATCTTGATCGCACTTCTGATGCTTCTGCTGTCAGCGGGAAGTGTTCTGGCGGATAAACAAGCTGAATTCTTAAAGGATCTGCAAACCAGCTCACAATCAATATCTTCCATCAGCAGTGAGTTCAGCCAGCAGAGCCATATAGCCCTTTTTGCAGACAATGTTGAATCAAAAGGAAAATTTTACTTTACTCGCCCGGATAACCTGCGTTGGGAGTACAGTGCTCCTTTTGTCTCCGGTTTCCTGCTCAAAGGACAGCAAGGATTAAAATGGGACGGGACAGCCAAGGAACCGACAGAATTCAGCACAGAAACATCGCCGGAAATGGCAGTTATCACCGAGCAGATTCTGGCATGGACAACCATGAATATTCCATGGCTGCAGTCGCTGTACAACATCAAGGTTACAAATTTCAGCCCGGCAGTTATGGAACTGACCCCAAAATCAAGTAAGGCCAGACAATTCCTAAACCTGATCCGCATCTTTTTTTCTCCGCAAGCCACCCACCTTGAGAGCATTGAACTTCATGAACCGGGCGGAGATTACACGAAAATAACTTTTTCAAACGTACAGTTAAACCAGAAAATACCGCAGGATATATTCCTCAAAGAGTAA
- a CDS encoding MMPL family transporter, with amino-acid sequence MFSRKTHNHAAADRKTQRKGALFLLLFTFVCAIPLLSVSFSEDISGMLPTGEKNEISRDFKLLQKSPLAGKVLISISSESLGELKLVDVAESIAGRMNSPLLSVEDNSTIQPQAVINFLLRQAPNLTTGKDLEKLQGLTSTESINKNLINAKKLLISPAGMGMRTIIAADPLNLRSVYLHKISSLQNLPRLKISSGQYFIAGKNALLIVGESNIPMTDSKNGYKLLDRFQEIKQEALAENNLTGADLNIEIMSGHCYSVANSSVIKRDILTVSIISICALGLLFFMAFRNRGALSIFLAPGVAIMTGLGVCAFIYKDMSAIVIGFGAVLMGISIDFAVHTYFALAENPNDEQRALRDVSRPVLYGAATSCASFTALYISGIPGIRQLSVFSVSGIIAACFYALLFVPRFCNSFPAGEKRQLVFQAKGNPKIILGAAFILLAGSSVAALTNNFDTELKNLGYISKEISKTERIFQEKWNQMRSRSMLFAYGKTMDEALKNNEKAWADINKNLGDVKAVSIAPVLPSAITAQKNITNWSRFWQKRKAKTEEQISKEAKSLGFATHAFSPAMNRISELPPALSVKSFRASPLAPLAKMFIPAAGSNGEKQIITLLPDNKRIMNYYTPRKEKELGVRLVSQSRFKATLEKEMERDILRFITCSGLLVAALIFILFRDLRRALLAVFPAVFGVAVTFGLLGIMQIPLNIFHIVALPLVIGLGADYGIFMVFQEIRMPSLWTVKAVKISGLTTLAGFGVLVFARHPSLHSLGTTVCIGITAALCCAVIVLPHLLRLEGDGHA; translated from the coding sequence ATGTTTTCCCGCAAGACGCATAATCACGCTGCAGCAGACAGGAAAACACAAAGAAAAGGCGCACTTTTTTTACTGCTTTTCACATTCGTCTGCGCCATTCCCTTGCTTTCGGTTTCATTTTCCGAAGACATATCGGGTATGCTGCCCACCGGAGAAAAAAATGAAATCAGCCGAGACTTCAAGCTGCTTCAAAAATCTCCCCTTGCCGGAAAAGTACTTATTTCCATCTCAAGTGAATCCCTTGGCGAGCTGAAACTAGTGGACGTTGCAGAAAGCATAGCCGGCAGAATGAACTCTCCGTTACTTTCCGTCGAAGACAATTCCACCATTCAGCCCCAAGCTGTCATTAATTTTTTGCTCCGGCAGGCACCCAACCTGACCACCGGAAAAGATCTTGAAAAACTGCAGGGACTCACCTCAACGGAATCGATAAATAAAAATTTAATAAACGCCAAGAAGCTGCTAATTTCCCCGGCAGGAATGGGTATGCGGACCATCATCGCCGCTGACCCGCTTAATTTACGTTCAGTTTACCTGCATAAAATAAGTTCACTCCAAAACCTGCCCCGCCTGAAAATCAGCTCCGGGCAATATTTTATTGCGGGAAAAAACGCACTCCTGATAGTCGGCGAATCCAATATACCCATGACTGATTCCAAGAACGGCTATAAACTTCTGGACCGTTTTCAGGAAATCAAACAGGAAGCTCTAGCCGAAAACAATCTCACTGGAGCAGACCTAAACATCGAAATAATGAGCGGGCATTGCTACAGCGTTGCAAACAGTTCGGTCATTAAACGGGATATTCTGACTGTATCAATCATTTCCATTTGTGCACTTGGGCTGCTCTTTTTTATGGCATTTCGCAACAGGGGGGCTTTAAGCATCTTCCTTGCGCCGGGAGTTGCCATCATGACCGGTCTGGGGGTCTGCGCCTTTATCTACAAGGATATGTCTGCAATTGTCATCGGCTTCGGGGCAGTTCTTATGGGTATTTCCATCGACTTTGCGGTGCATACATATTTTGCGCTGGCGGAAAATCCGAATGATGAACAAAGAGCGCTACGCGATGTAAGCAGGCCGGTTCTTTATGGGGCCGCAACCTCATGTGCATCCTTTACCGCCCTATATATCTCAGGCATTCCTGGCATCAGACAGCTCTCTGTTTTTTCCGTATCCGGAATAATCGCAGCCTGTTTTTACGCCCTGCTATTTGTCCCCCGGTTCTGCAATTCTTTTCCCGCCGGAGAAAAAAGACAGCTCGTTTTTCAGGCAAAAGGGAACCCCAAAATCATACTCGGAGCTGCTTTTATACTGCTCGCAGGATCATCAGTTGCAGCATTAACCAATAATTTTGATACAGAACTTAAAAACCTCGGTTATATTTCCAAAGAAATTTCAAAAACTGAAAGAATTTTTCAAGAAAAATGGAACCAGATGCGTTCCCGTTCCATGCTCTTTGCTTACGGGAAAACTATGGACGAAGCCCTGAAGAATAACGAGAAAGCATGGGCCGACATCAACAAAAATCTTGGAGATGTAAAAGCTGTCAGCATTGCACCGGTATTGCCGTCCGCCATTACTGCACAAAAAAACATCACCAACTGGTCCCGTTTCTGGCAAAAAAGAAAAGCAAAAACTGAAGAGCAGATTTCCAAGGAAGCCAAAAGTCTCGGGTTTGCTACACATGCTTTCAGCCCGGCAATGAATCGCATTTCAGAACTTCCCCCGGCCTTGAGCGTCAAATCTTTTCGTGCCAGTCCTCTGGCTCCCCTTGCGAAAATGTTTATCCCTGCAGCAGGCAGTAATGGCGAAAAACAAATTATCACTCTGCTACCGGATAACAAAAGAATCATGAATTACTACACTCCCCGGAAAGAAAAAGAACTCGGGGTGCGTCTTGTTTCCCAGTCACGCTTCAAAGCCACGCTGGAAAAAGAAATGGAGCGGGACATTCTCAGATTCATCACCTGCTCAGGCCTTCTGGTAGCCGCACTTATTTTTATACTTTTCCGTGATTTACGGCGAGCATTACTGGCTGTTTTTCCTGCTGTATTCGGGGTGGCGGTGACCTTCGGACTATTGGGAATAATGCAGATTCCGCTGAATATTTTTCACATCGTGGCCTTACCCCTTGTCATAGGACTCGGAGCGGACTACGGAATCTTCATGGTTTTTCAGGAAATAAGAATGCCCTCACTATGGACTGTCAAAGCGGTCAAAATTTCAGGCCTGACCACGCTGGCAGGTTTCGGAGTCCTTGTTTTCGCCAGACATCCCTCGCTCCATTCTTTGGGGACTACTGTGTGTATAGGGATAACAGCGGCCCTGTGCTGTGCGGTTATAGTTTTGCCGCATCTGCTGCGTCTGGAAGGAGACGGACATGCATAG
- a CDS encoding 3-hydroxyacyl-ACP dehydratase translates to MELIKQISAAGSSLEKNGTEYIRTYVFNKSFTGFDGHFPGNPILPGVIQTLLGQNSSMEALKQQFPHEKLILQSVTRCKFLRPVKPMEKLELSLTLKTKGLNHISICVLSVDGETAATYQLIFVPETV, encoded by the coding sequence ATGGAACTGATCAAACAGATTTCTGCCGCAGGCAGTTCCCTTGAAAAAAACGGGACAGAGTACATACGTACATACGTTTTCAATAAATCATTTACCGGTTTTGACGGGCATTTTCCCGGAAACCCCATTCTGCCCGGAGTAATTCAGACCCTGCTTGGCCAGAACTCTTCCATGGAAGCCCTTAAACAGCAATTTCCCCATGAAAAACTTATCTTGCAATCGGTGACCCGCTGCAAATTTCTGCGCCCGGTCAAGCCCATGGAGAAACTGGAGCTTAGCCTGACGCTCAAAACCAAAGGCCTGAACCACATCTCCATCTGCGTGCTTTCCGTGGACGGAGAAACAGCGGCAACCTACCAACTCATATTCGTACCGGAGACAGTTTAA
- a CDS encoding acyl-CoA thioesterase produces the protein MGRKSYFPKIEGAPAPLSHTVERKVRFEEVDPMNIVWHGRYPSYFEDGRTALGDLYGVGYMDLYRYKVAAPIKKMQVDYIKPLRFGDTFSIETLLHWTEAARMNYEFIIRNAAGEKTTTGCTVQLFIIDEELLMYQPDFYAEFCNKWKAGSLCPLNRKL, from the coding sequence ATGGGACGCAAATCTTATTTCCCGAAGATTGAAGGTGCTCCGGCCCCTTTGAGCCATACAGTTGAACGCAAAGTCCGTTTCGAAGAAGTGGACCCCATGAATATCGTCTGGCATGGCCGCTACCCCAGCTACTTTGAAGACGGAAGGACTGCCCTTGGCGATCTGTACGGGGTCGGCTACATGGATCTTTACCGCTACAAAGTAGCCGCGCCGATCAAAAAGATGCAGGTTGACTATATCAAGCCACTCCGCTTCGGGGATACTTTCAGCATCGAAACACTGCTCCACTGGACTGAAGCCGCACGCATGAATTATGAATTCATAATCCGCAATGCTGCCGGAGAAAAAACAACCACCGGCTGCACAGTACAACTATTTATCATCGATGAAGAACTGCTCATGTACCAACCTGATTTTTATGCTGAATTCTGCAATAAATGGAAAGCCGGTTCCCTCTGTCCACTAAACCGAAAGCTTTAG
- a CDS encoding lipid biosynthesis B12-binding/radical SAM protein: MATVFLISTNTNVEPYPVYPIGMSVIAGPLHAAGHKVIQYDMLAAGNSLEHLRKTLAETTPQYAGISIRNVDNVDSFTSHTNKYIYKAKLIVDVLKESGIPIIAGGAGFSLLPEEILEYTGADYGIVGEGERKMVDLINRLEHGETAPRIYGKEEGISGADIPMPRWDHELLSYYLAQSGVLNVQTKRGCEHRCAYCTYPYLEGRKMRVRPVDEVADELEMLCKYGADNIFFTDSVLNDRGGHYLLLAEEIIRRKIKISWCGFFQPGPVENDQLVLLKRSGLHAMEVGTDATSDTTLQALHKSFSFDEVMDFNEKCIRQRIPCAHFVIFGGPGETMDTVREGIVNMNLLRNCVVFPFSGIRLHEGTPLFTRAVKEGLIRPGQSLLEPFYYFSPGLDKDEMNAALIEGFKRRRDRLFPPDEGQQRINIMKKFGFRGILWDQLIKFDDQPGKKTPSQPVTDSAHAD; this comes from the coding sequence ATGGCAACTGTTTTTCTAATCTCCACAAACACCAATGTTGAACCCTACCCGGTATATCCTATCGGCATGTCAGTTATTGCCGGTCCGCTGCACGCGGCAGGACACAAGGTTATCCAGTACGACATGCTGGCTGCCGGTAATTCTCTTGAGCATCTACGAAAAACACTGGCTGAAACCACGCCGCAATATGCTGGAATATCCATCCGCAATGTAGACAACGTAGATTCCTTCACCTCTCATACCAACAAGTACATCTACAAAGCCAAGCTCATAGTTGATGTGCTGAAAGAATCCGGAATCCCGATCATTGCCGGAGGAGCTGGGTTCTCCCTGCTGCCGGAAGAAATCCTTGAATATACCGGGGCGGACTATGGAATTGTGGGGGAAGGCGAACGCAAGATGGTCGACCTCATCAACAGGCTTGAGCATGGTGAAACAGCTCCGCGAATTTACGGCAAAGAAGAAGGAATTTCCGGGGCTGATATTCCAATGCCACGCTGGGACCATGAACTGCTGAGCTATTATCTTGCTCAGAGCGGGGTCTTGAACGTACAGACCAAGCGCGGATGCGAGCATCGCTGCGCCTACTGTACATACCCTTATCTGGAAGGACGCAAAATGCGGGTCCGCCCGGTGGATGAAGTTGCTGACGAGCTTGAAATGCTTTGCAAATATGGAGCGGACAATATTTTCTTCACAGACTCAGTGCTTAATGACCGGGGTGGTCACTATCTGCTGCTGGCCGAAGAAATTATACGCCGGAAGATTAAAATAAGCTGGTGCGGTTTTTTCCAGCCCGGTCCCGTTGAAAATGACCAACTGGTTCTACTCAAACGCTCCGGCCTGCACGCAATGGAGGTGGGTACAGACGCCACCAGTGATACAACGCTGCAAGCATTGCACAAAAGTTTCAGCTTTGATGAAGTAATGGATTTCAATGAAAAATGTATTCGGCAAAGAATCCCCTGTGCGCACTTTGTAATTTTCGGAGGTCCCGGCGAAACCATGGACACGGTTCGCGAGGGGATCGTAAACATGAACTTACTACGCAATTGCGTGGTTTTCCCCTTTTCAGGGATCAGGCTGCACGAAGGAACTCCGCTCTTTACAAGAGCGGTCAAAGAAGGTTTAATCCGCCCCGGACAATCGCTGCTGGAACCTTTCTACTACTTCTCCCCCGGCCTTGATAAAGATGAAATGAACGCGGCCCTGATCGAAGGATTCAAAAGACGCAGGGATAGACTGTTCCCTCCTGACGAGGGGCAACAACGCATTAACATTATGAAAAAATTCGGATTCCGGGGAATTCTCTGGGATCAGCTGATAAAATTCGATGACCAGCCCGGAAAGAAAACACCTTCTCAACCAGTCACAGATTCCGCTCATGCAGATTAA